The Akkermansia muciniphila genome contains a region encoding:
- a CDS encoding entericidin, whose product MNIKLALLTLAALGLASCNTISGIGKDVEAMGSKIDSASQATSKSMQ is encoded by the coding sequence ATGAATATCAAACTCGCCCTTTTGACGCTCGCCGCCCTCGGCCTTGCCTCCTGCAACACCATCAGCGGAATCGGAAAAGACGTGGAGGCCATGGGCAGCAAGATTGACAGCGCCTCCCAGGCCACCAGCAAATCCATGCAATAA
- a CDS encoding PEP-CTERM sorting domain-containing protein (PEP-CTERM proteins occur, often in large numbers, in the proteomes of bacteria that also encode an exosortase, a predicted intramembrane cysteine proteinase. The presence of a PEP-CTERM domain at a protein's C-terminus predicts cleavage within the sorting domain, followed by covalent anchoring to some some component of the (usually Gram-negative) cell surface. Many PEP-CTERM proteins exhibit an unusual sequence composition that includes large numbers of potential glycosylation sites. Expression of one such protein has been shown restore the ability of a bacterium to form floc, a type of biofilm.), with translation MKKTLILFSFLLVFSCMTVQAAIYTWAPIDGSTDWNQASNWQTESGTSDHVPLVNPNWGTINVSGNHTVVCGPGTTVEGWTSTINVSNGASVSLQNFTKFQRTTVSVGEGSTLTVGKTSGTIVANCDQNMNWTVYGTLNITAALTWNANNNNLSVDLGATGTLNLTNQTDLGRFTFSASLGDLITEGTTFQLVTRELVNGVGSAATSNTTITGGTQSDDITAEDLTAENVGKYQVFTKDGKIYVSYINGVPEPATVSLSLLGLAALMLRRRR, from the coding sequence ATGAAAAAAACTCTCATCCTGTTTTCCTTTCTGCTGGTTTTTTCCTGCATGACGGTCCAGGCCGCTATTTATACGTGGGCACCCATTGACGGTTCTACCGATTGGAACCAGGCGTCCAACTGGCAGACGGAAAGCGGCACCAGTGACCATGTTCCGCTGGTTAATCCCAACTGGGGCACGATCAACGTATCCGGCAACCACACCGTGGTATGCGGTCCCGGCACTACCGTGGAAGGGTGGACCTCCACCATCAACGTTTCCAACGGAGCCAGCGTTTCCCTTCAGAATTTCACCAAATTCCAGCGTACGACCGTCTCCGTGGGAGAAGGCTCCACGCTGACCGTGGGCAAAACGAGCGGTACCATCGTAGCCAACTGTGACCAGAACATGAACTGGACGGTATACGGCACGCTAAACATTACCGCCGCACTTACCTGGAACGCCAATAACAACAATTTATCTGTGGATCTGGGCGCAACCGGCACGCTGAATCTTACGAACCAGACTGATCTGGGACGTTTTACCTTCTCCGCCTCCCTGGGGGACCTGATTACGGAAGGGACCACGTTCCAGCTCGTGACGCGCGAACTTGTCAACGGCGTGGGAAGCGCCGCCACCAGCAATACGACAATTACGGGCGGAACGCAGAGCGACGACATCACCGCCGAGGACCTGACCGCTGAAAACGTGGGCAAGTACCAGGTGTTTACGAAGGACGGCAAGATTTACGTCTCCTACATCAATGGCGTGCCGGAACCGGCCACCGTTTCCCTGAGCCTGCTGGGCCTGGCGGCCCTGATGCTGCGCCGCCGCCGTTAA
- a CDS encoding entericidin, giving the protein MKTKLIILSIATLLGCVSCHTIGGVGKDVEAVGSDINSAARSTSRSM; this is encoded by the coding sequence ATGAAAACCAAATTGATTATTCTGAGTATCGCCACCCTTCTCGGGTGTGTTTCCTGCCATACGATTGGCGGAGTGGGCAAGGACGTGGAAGCCGTCGGCAGCGACATTAATTCTGCCGCCCGTTCCACCAGCCGGTCCATGTAA
- a CDS encoding diaminopimelate dehydrogenase, which translates to MIKVAIVGYGNIGKYAVDALRAAPDMELAGIVRRPGSEPVHGIKTVSSMEELGHVDAALLCTPTRSVEETALPLLARGINTVDSFDIHGDIVNLRRSLGAQAIKHDAVSIISAGWDPGTDSVIRTMMLAMAPKGITYTNFGPGMSMGHSVVARSKEGVADALSLTIPTGSGVHRRMVYVVLKEGAKFSDVEFAIKSDSYFSHDDTRVQQVPDIDVLKDMGHGVLMERKGVSGATQNQLFTFEMRINNPALTAQVMVASARASMKLAAGCYTLPEIAPMDFLPGDREELIAQLV; encoded by the coding sequence ATGATCAAAGTAGCCATCGTAGGATACGGCAACATCGGGAAATACGCCGTGGACGCCTTGCGCGCCGCGCCCGATATGGAACTGGCGGGCATCGTGCGCCGCCCCGGCAGCGAACCCGTGCACGGCATCAAGACCGTAAGCAGCATGGAGGAACTGGGCCACGTGGACGCGGCCCTGCTCTGCACCCCCACCCGCAGCGTGGAGGAAACGGCCCTGCCCCTGCTTGCCCGCGGCATCAACACGGTGGACAGTTTTGACATTCACGGAGACATCGTGAACCTGCGCCGCTCCCTGGGAGCCCAGGCCATCAAGCATGACGCCGTCTCCATCATCTCCGCGGGCTGGGACCCCGGCACGGACTCCGTCATCCGCACCATGATGCTGGCCATGGCCCCCAAGGGGATCACGTACACCAACTTCGGTCCCGGCATGAGCATGGGCCACAGCGTGGTGGCCCGCTCCAAGGAAGGCGTGGCGGACGCCCTTTCCCTCACCATTCCCACCGGGTCCGGCGTACACCGCCGCATGGTTTACGTGGTGCTGAAGGAAGGAGCCAAGTTCTCCGACGTAGAGTTCGCCATCAAGTCCGATTCCTATTTCAGCCATGACGATACCCGCGTGCAGCAGGTGCCGGACATCGACGTGCTGAAGGACATGGGCCACGGCGTGCTGATGGAGCGCAAGGGCGTTTCCGGCGCCACGCAGAACCAGCTGTTCACGTTTGAGATGCGCATCAACAACCCGGCCCTCACGGCCCAAGTGATGGTGGCTTCCGCACGCGCCAGCATGAAACTGGCCGCCGGCTGCTACACCCTGCCGGAAATCGCCCCCATGGACTTCCTGCCGGGCGACCGCGAAGAGCTGATTGCCCAACTGGTATAA